One window of the Tachypleus tridentatus isolate NWPU-2018 chromosome 10, ASM421037v1, whole genome shotgun sequence genome contains the following:
- the LOC143230724 gene encoding neural proliferation differentiation and control protein 1-like isoform X1: MNLPGRVILTVKAMLLMLLGAIVGSFIPNSGLLGKNIDQASFLYGKLAYPFPKVSQLQKDGFYIQHNSEELFHHHPTLKQNTKSSVNDVYFVAIVAGCTAAAIFGVIASGLCFYRFKKNNKAASDVEYPAYGVIGPGNKEKSSPNDDDDKLAHSAQMYHYQHRKQQITAVEKVNSRRLTSSSDVESEEENETDYTVYECPGLALASEMEVQNPLFIDESEQALPQLPHENSK; the protein is encoded by the exons ATGAACCTGCCCGGGCGGGTAATACTGACAGTAAAAGCAATGCTACTTATGTTACTTGGAGCAATAGTAGGGAGTTTTATCCCAAATTCAG GTTTGTTGGGCAAAAACATAGATCAGGCATCTTTCCTGTATGGAAAATTAGCTTATCCTTTTCCAAAGGTTTCTCAGCTTCAGAAAGATGGATTCTATATTCAGCACAATTCTGAAGAATTGTTTCATCATCATCCaactttgaaacaaaatacaaagtcttCTGTTAATGATGTATACTTTGTAG cAATTGTAGCAGGATGTACTGCAGCTGCTATTTTTGGAGTGATTGCTAGTGGTTTATGTTTCTATAG GTTTAAAAAGAACAACAAGGCAGCTAGCGATGTGGAATACCCAGCATATGGAGTGATAGGTCCAGGAAACAAAGAGAAGTCATCccctaatgatgatgatgataagcTGGCCCATAGTGCACAAATGTATCACTACCAGCATCGGAAACAACAGATAACAGCTGTAGAGAA GGTGAATTCTCGTCGACTTACCTCATCTTCAGATGTTGAATCAGAAGAAGAAAATGAGACTGATTATACTGTCTATGAATGTCCTGGTTTGGCCCTA GCTAGTGAGATGGAGGTTCAGAATCCACTTTTTATAGATGAATCGGAACAGGCTTTGCCTCAACTACCACACGAAAATAGCAAGTGA
- the LOC143230724 gene encoding neural proliferation differentiation and control protein 1-like isoform X3, translating into MNLPGRVILTVKAMLLMLLGAIVGSFIPNSAIVAGCTAAAIFGVIASGLCFYRFKKNNKAASDVEYPAYGVIGPGNKEKSSPNDDDDKLAHSAQMYHYQHRKQQITAVEKVNSRRLTSSSDVESEEENETDYTVYECPGLALASEMEVQNPLFIDESEQALPQLPHENSK; encoded by the exons ATGAACCTGCCCGGGCGGGTAATACTGACAGTAAAAGCAATGCTACTTATGTTACTTGGAGCAATAGTAGGGAGTTTTATCCCAAATTCAG cAATTGTAGCAGGATGTACTGCAGCTGCTATTTTTGGAGTGATTGCTAGTGGTTTATGTTTCTATAG GTTTAAAAAGAACAACAAGGCAGCTAGCGATGTGGAATACCCAGCATATGGAGTGATAGGTCCAGGAAACAAAGAGAAGTCATCccctaatgatgatgatgataagcTGGCCCATAGTGCACAAATGTATCACTACCAGCATCGGAAACAACAGATAACAGCTGTAGAGAA GGTGAATTCTCGTCGACTTACCTCATCTTCAGATGTTGAATCAGAAGAAGAAAATGAGACTGATTATACTGTCTATGAATGTCCTGGTTTGGCCCTA GCTAGTGAGATGGAGGTTCAGAATCCACTTTTTATAGATGAATCGGAACAGGCTTTGCCTCAACTACCACACGAAAATAGCAAGTGA
- the LOC143230724 gene encoding neural proliferation differentiation and control protein 1-like isoform X2 gives MNLPGRVILTVKAMLLMLLGAIVGSFIPNSGLLGKNIDQASFLYGKLAYPFPKVSQLQKDGFYIQHNSEELFHHHPTLKQNTKSSVNDVYFVAIVAGCTAAAIFGVIASGLCFYRFKKNNKAASDVEYPAYGVIGPGNKEKSSPNDDDDKLAHSAQMYHYQHRKQQITAVEKVNSRRLTSSSDVESEEENETDYTVYECPGLALVCF, from the exons ATGAACCTGCCCGGGCGGGTAATACTGACAGTAAAAGCAATGCTACTTATGTTACTTGGAGCAATAGTAGGGAGTTTTATCCCAAATTCAG GTTTGTTGGGCAAAAACATAGATCAGGCATCTTTCCTGTATGGAAAATTAGCTTATCCTTTTCCAAAGGTTTCTCAGCTTCAGAAAGATGGATTCTATATTCAGCACAATTCTGAAGAATTGTTTCATCATCATCCaactttgaaacaaaatacaaagtcttCTGTTAATGATGTATACTTTGTAG cAATTGTAGCAGGATGTACTGCAGCTGCTATTTTTGGAGTGATTGCTAGTGGTTTATGTTTCTATAG GTTTAAAAAGAACAACAAGGCAGCTAGCGATGTGGAATACCCAGCATATGGAGTGATAGGTCCAGGAAACAAAGAGAAGTCATCccctaatgatgatgatgataagcTGGCCCATAGTGCACAAATGTATCACTACCAGCATCGGAAACAACAGATAACAGCTGTAGAGAA GGTGAATTCTCGTCGACTTACCTCATCTTCAGATGTTGAATCAGAAGAAGAAAATGAGACTGATTATACTGTCTATGAATGTCCTGGTTTGGCCCTAGTATGTTTCTAG
- the LOC143230726 gene encoding uncharacterized protein LOC143230726, with amino-acid sequence MRSFIDAIANVIEIKKSAISLMPYLLNSSRFTGSHVCELISKVFEAICNEYLKIRNKLDYIICNNTSNFKKEFTMCYLIIINDDPGSTSADDLNGTLREDQQDVDKALDQELLKAMPAMLYTHPATNGVR; translated from the coding sequence ATGAGAAGCTTCATTGATGCAATAGCCAATGTAATTGAAATCAAGAAGTCTGCCATCAGCCTGATGCCATACCTGCTAAACAGTAGCAGATTTACAGGTTCTCATGTATGTGAGTTAATCAGCAAGGTATTTGAAGCTATCTGTAATGAATATCTAAAAATAAGGAATAAATTGGATTACATAATATGTAACAACACATCAAACTTTAAGAAAGAGTTCACCATGTGCTATCTTATAATTATTAATGATGATCCAGGATCTACTAGTGCTGATGATCTTAATGGCACTTTACGGGAAGACCAGCAAGATGTAGATAAGGCACTTGACCAGGAACTGCTCAAAGCAATGCCTGCAATGTTATACACACACCCTGCAACTAATGGTGTCAGATAG